Proteins from a genomic interval of Pseudomonadota bacterium:
- a CDS encoding ABC transporter permease subunit, with the protein MHKKLSSFLLTWLLFGYAFLYVPILILIAFSFNKSRLVTIWDGFSLKWYQSLFDNDQLLKAAWVSLKVATLSATFALIFGTLAALVLVRFGRFKGRTFFSGLITAPLVMPEVITGLSLLIFFVSLKQMIGWPEARGVLTITIAHTTLAMAYVTSIVQARLFGFDNTLIEAALDLGARPLKSFFVITLPLIAPALGAGWLLAFALSLDDLVIASFVSGPGSTTLPMVIFSSVKLGVTPQVNALATLIVIFVSIGVSLSGWLIFKKSKEKRD; encoded by the coding sequence TTTTAATTTTGATTGCTTTTTCCTTTAATAAATCACGACTTGTGACCATTTGGGACGGGTTTTCTCTGAAATGGTATCAAAGTCTTTTTGATAATGACCAATTGCTCAAAGCCGCATGGGTAAGTTTAAAAGTAGCCACCCTTTCTGCAACCTTTGCTCTTATTTTTGGAACACTTGCTGCACTCGTTTTAGTAAGATTTGGACGATTTAAAGGCAGAACTTTTTTTTCAGGACTTATTACGGCCCCGCTCGTTATGCCAGAGGTTATCACGGGCTTGTCCCTTCTTATTTTTTTCGTTTCTTTAAAACAAATGATCGGTTGGCCAGAGGCAAGAGGGGTTCTAACAATTACAATTGCCCATACAACCCTTGCCATGGCTTATGTAACGTCCATTGTGCAAGCACGGCTTTTTGGGTTTGATAATACGCTTATTGAGGCTGCTCTTGATCTTGGGGCGCGTCCTTTGAAGTCTTTTTTTGTTATTACACTTCCTCTCATTGCACCTGCTCTTGGAGCAGGCTGGCTTTTAGCTTTCGCCCTTTCTTTAGATGATCTTGTGATTGCAAGTTTTGTATCCGGGCCTGGTTCTACCACCCTTCCTATGGTTATTTTTTCAAGTGTGAAATTGGGCGTTACGCCCCAAGTGAATGCCCTTGCAACACTCATTGTTATTTTTGTAAGTATTGGGGTTTCTTTAAGCGGGTGGCTTATCTTTAAAAAATCAAAAGAAAAGAGGGACTAA
- a CDS encoding DNA polymerase III subunit chi gives MSKSPLEVRFYHLTTTPLEKALPKLLEKIISQGHRILILTDSEDQTESIAIQLWTYSPLSFLPHGTHKDGFEKDQPIFLTSLEENPNNADILIILNGKHPKFIETFTHCFYVFEDMENTKKLSAVEQWENYQKQPYLLSYWMQKKDGSWEKTKEKNE, from the coding sequence ATGTCAAAATCACCCTTAGAAGTTCGTTTCTATCACCTGACAACAACGCCCCTTGAAAAGGCTCTTCCGAAACTCCTTGAAAAAATTATTTCACAAGGACATAGGATCCTTATCTTAACAGACTCAGAAGACCAAACTGAGTCGATTGCCATTCAATTGTGGACGTATTCTCCTCTTTCTTTTTTACCGCATGGAACCCATAAAGATGGATTTGAAAAAGACCAGCCTATATTTTTAACATCTTTAGAAGAAAATCCAAATAACGCCGATATTCTTATTATTCTAAACGGAAAGCATCCAAAATTTATAGAAACCTTTACGCATTGTTTCTATGTCTTTGAAGATATGGAAAACACTAAAAAATTATCTGCTGTAGAACAGTGGGAAAATTATCAAAAGCAACCCTATCTTTTAAGTTATTGGATGCAAAAAAAAGATGGAAGCTGGGAAAAAACAAAAGAAAAAAACGAATAA